One part of the Hyphomicrobiales bacterium genome encodes these proteins:
- a CDS encoding carbohydrate ABC transporter substrate-binding protein has translation MMAGTALVPATASAQEIRFMCYSDGNECEVYDDVIDRFEEANPGVTVAVDVVPYQAILENLPVQLAAGEGPDLAKVTDLGGLNEYYLDLEPYVDAGYWEESFGGTLDWYRGGPDRQGIYGMHSQLTVTGAFVNATLFEQAGVDLPGEGATWEDWAEASRQVAEATGAPFPMAIDRSGHRVAGPAISYGAALFDENGDAILVDDGFTAFVQQFVDWHEDGTIARDVWAGQGGQTYQDAAQEFINGDLVFYYSGSWQVGRMDEQVGDFFDWQVVGSPCGPAGACSGMPGGAGIVGFAETDHPEEVAALIDFLAQEDVYGEVAARTRNIPAHLGVAASGVEFQDASDGAKAALNGFAGSLPDIHPAAFAYQGYAGNRAMFGITVERVSQAIVGELTVEEAMERAASDLAEAMAETN, from the coding sequence ATGATGGCAGGCACCGCCCTGGTTCCCGCCACGGCCTCGGCGCAGGAAATCCGTTTCATGTGCTATTCCGATGGCAATGAATGCGAAGTCTATGATGATGTGATCGACCGCTTCGAAGAAGCCAATCCTGGCGTCACCGTCGCTGTCGATGTCGTCCCCTACCAAGCGATCCTTGAGAACCTTCCGGTTCAGCTGGCTGCTGGCGAAGGCCCCGACCTTGCCAAAGTCACTGACCTTGGCGGCCTCAACGAGTATTATCTCGATCTGGAGCCCTATGTGGACGCTGGATACTGGGAAGAAAGCTTTGGCGGCACGCTCGATTGGTATCGCGGCGGCCCGGATCGCCAGGGCATCTACGGCATGCATTCGCAGCTGACCGTCACCGGCGCGTTCGTCAACGCGACCCTCTTCGAGCAGGCCGGCGTAGACCTTCCAGGCGAAGGTGCAACCTGGGAAGACTGGGCCGAGGCCTCACGCCAAGTGGCTGAAGCAACCGGTGCACCATTCCCGATGGCGATTGACCGTTCCGGTCACCGCGTCGCCGGTCCGGCGATCTCTTACGGGGCCGCGCTGTTCGATGAAAATGGCGATGCCATCCTGGTCGACGACGGCTTCACGGCGTTCGTGCAGCAGTTCGTCGATTGGCACGAAGACGGCACCATCGCCCGCGATGTATGGGCCGGCCAAGGCGGCCAGACCTACCAGGATGCCGCCCAAGAGTTCATCAATGGCGATCTGGTCTTCTACTATTCCGGTAGCTGGCAGGTTGGTCGCATGGACGAGCAGGTCGGTGACTTCTTCGACTGGCAGGTCGTCGGTTCGCCTTGTGGCCCAGCTGGCGCATGTTCCGGCATGCCAGGTGGCGCGGGCATTGTTGGTTTCGCTGAAACCGACCACCCCGAAGAAGTGGCGGCTTTGATCGACTTCCTGGCGCAGGAAGATGTGTACGGTGAAGTCGCTGCGCGCACCCGCAACATCCCAGCGCACCTTGGCGTGGCAGCCAGCGGTGTTGAGTTCCAAGACGCTTCGGATGGCGCCAAAGCAGCGCTGAACGGTTTTGCCGGCTCGCTGCCCGACATCCATCCAGCTGCCTTCGCCTATCAAGGTTATGCGGGCAACCGTGCCATGTTCGGCATCACGGTTGAGCGCGTCAGCCAGGCCATCGTCGGCGAGCTGACAGTTGAGGAAGCCATGGAACGCGCGGCATCCGACCTCGCCGAAGCCATGGCCGAGACCAACTAG